In one Zobellia galactanivorans genomic region, the following are encoded:
- a CDS encoding response regulator transcription factor: protein MISPTNQRTRTLLVDDHPVFLDGLTSILKDCDEIEILNTVTSAEEALQYLENESLGLVITDINLPGMNGIELIKKIKEINPNLPVLVLSMFLGRELVKEILSVETEGYLSKKINKVELFDAVKKIIHGGTYYSNEITSVMMDLISKKKSGRTLLKHELTHREREILQLICQEYSSKEIASKLFISVTTVDSHRRSMFKKTGAKSVIRLIRYAVENNLVMW, encoded by the coding sequence ATGATTTCCCCAACTAATCAAAGAACAAGAACACTTCTTGTTGACGATCATCCTGTTTTCTTGGATGGATTAACCTCGATCTTAAAAGATTGTGATGAAATCGAAATTTTGAACACTGTTACCAGTGCGGAAGAAGCTTTGCAGTATCTCGAAAATGAATCCTTAGGCCTTGTAATAACCGATATCAATTTGCCAGGAATGAATGGCATCGAGTTGATAAAAAAAATAAAAGAGATTAACCCGAACCTTCCCGTTCTGGTATTGAGTATGTTTCTGGGTCGTGAATTAGTAAAAGAAATTCTCTCGGTAGAAACTGAGGGCTATTTGTCAAAAAAAATTAATAAAGTTGAACTCTTTGATGCTGTAAAAAAGATAATTCATGGCGGTACGTATTACAGTAATGAAATTACCTCTGTTATGATGGACTTGATTAGTAAGAAAAAGTCTGGTAGAACTCTATTAAAGCATGAGCTCACTCATCGAGAACGAGAAATTCTTCAACTTATTTGTCAAGAATACTCTAGCAAAGAAATTGCTAGTAAGCTTTTTATCAGTGTAACTACGGTAGATAGCCATAGAAGAAGTATGTTTAAGAAGACTGGCGCAAAAAGTGTCATTAGATTAATACGATATGCCGTTGAAAATAATTTGGTAATGTGGTAG
- a CDS encoding transposase codes for MTRRKFTSKLKTKVVLEALKERHSLAELAQKYQIPPIQISGWKRDFL; via the coding sequence ATGACACGAAGAAAATTCACATCAAAATTAAAGACCAAGGTAGTATTGGAAGCCTTGAAAGAGCGGCACAGCCTTGCCGAACTGGCCCAGAAATACCAAATACCTCCGATACAGATCAGTGGTTGGAAGCGGGATTTCCTGTAG
- a CDS encoding DDE-type integrase/transposase/recombinase: MYLTAIIDLHSRFVVHCSVSNSLEAEWCAKTLEEAVGQHGKPEIINTDQEGASSPRMNSQVPYWAKRSNFPWTVREGQRTMHL; the protein is encoded by the coding sequence ATGTACCTTACGGCGATAATAGACCTGCACAGTCGCTTCGTCGTCCATTGTAGCGTTTCCAATTCCTTGGAGGCCGAATGGTGCGCCAAGACCTTGGAAGAGGCCGTTGGGCAGCATGGGAAACCTGAAATAATAAACACGGACCAAGAGGGAGCCAGTTCACCTCGGATGAATTCCCAAGTACCGTATTGGGCAAAGAGATCAAACTTTCCATGGACGGTAAGGGAAGGGCAACGGACAATGCATTTATAG
- a CDS encoding RNA polymerase sigma factor, with the protein MSEKLNVCDEKTFKLIFKDHFKSLQNFFYYKYGDLDKAKDLMQDSFIKLWNNCKDVPYDKSKGYLFMLARNAFLNDLKRQKMIRKHQNNANKNLLYIESPDYVLEEKEFLDKINREISLLPDNQRKVFLLNRIDEKTYKEIAEMLDISVKTVEKWMHDALVVLRKKIGKI; encoded by the coding sequence ATGAGTGAAAAATTAAATGTTTGCGATGAAAAAACGTTTAAACTAATATTTAAAGACCATTTTAAATCTTTACAAAATTTTTTCTACTATAAATACGGCGATTTAGACAAGGCAAAAGATTTAATGCAAGATAGTTTCATCAAATTATGGAATAACTGCAAGGATGTACCTTATGATAAATCAAAAGGTTACCTTTTTATGTTAGCAAGGAATGCTTTTCTCAATGATCTAAAAAGGCAGAAAATGATACGTAAGCATCAAAATAATGCTAATAAGAACCTTCTTTATATAGAATCTCCTGATTATGTCTTAGAGGAAAAAGAATTTCTGGATAAAATAAACCGTGAAATATCTTTATTACCAGATAATCAAAGAAAAGTGTTTTTGTTAAACAGGATAGATGAAAAAACCTATAAAGAAATTGCCGAAATGCTAGATATTTCTGTTAAAACGGTTGAAAAATGGATGCATGATGCTCTAGTTGTATTAAGGAAAAAAATAGGGAAAATATAA
- a CDS encoding integrase core domain-containing protein yields the protein MGKEIKLSMDGKGRATDNAFIERLWRSVKYEKIYLNPPSNGLDLFLLLAEYFEYYNKERRHKSIDYDRPMDIFKKAA from the coding sequence TTGGGCAAAGAGATCAAACTTTCCATGGACGGTAAGGGAAGGGCAACGGACAATGCATTTATAGAGCGCTTATGGAGAAGCGTAAAGTATGAGAAAATCTACCTGAACCCACCAAGTAACGGACTCGATCTGTTCCTGCTATTGGCGGAATACTTTGAATATTACAACAAGGAAAGAAGACATAAATCAATCGATTATGATAGACCAATGGACATATTTAAAAAAGCTGCATAA
- a CDS encoding SusC/RagA family TonB-linked outer membrane protein produces the protein MRTILFFCLTAAFSLIPNNLFSQDAKIIINTDKNIPVVQVFELIHEQLGYRFIYNDELIDNTPILELKKGEILVKDLLQMILSPINCDYKFTEDGTIIIKKIVSSFSLKGTIVDNKGDPIPGANIVEEGTSNGVQSDFDGNFTLQVSEATATIIISYLGFMTQDVAINNRKTVNITLIEEISKLDEVFVTALGIKRKRKELGYSFQEVTGDDLSNNPTLSIAQSLYGKVAGVNISQTAAGVGASSRVIIRGNNSINGDNQPLYIVDGVYLGNSGIGRITGDKSEKFTSGIDNGDGLSSLNIDDIENISVLKGGAASALYGERGANGVIVITTKKGKNNSFKIDYNATITFDIADAKYENYQTDYGFGSRGILPNPLEINTVQVGTTNAWGPRFGTGDNLARIFDGSFKPYRNVENNIQNFFNIGTTYNNNISFSGGSDNTTYRFGYGNLQNNDVIPLSGLKRNSFSLRATTNLNKLLLDGKLSYITEETKNRPALADDPNNIGFSLARLAPNIDQAWLQHYQDNEGNYFEWNADPFRLNPYYVISENSNISTKNRVLGNFNLNYSITDWLKVDTKASIDKFDYNVTDFVNSGTNLPGRQNGGLRAQDISFQEYNIEGTLSASKEFGKYGISVAVGANHRKTKRIDGGYFATDMIQRGINNLSNFSKKTLEGKTNKEILVKSIFSYVRTNYSNLLFLDITARNDWNSTLATAKEPTSDLNNNYSFFYPSVSTSFVFSNALDMSSNILSFGKIRASWASTGKAPEEPFATTPFYTVGPQPLLGQPLGSVGSGVIPNETLKPEISNTYEIGVDLSFFKNRFGIDFSYYKTRTKNQLVVLSISQTSGYFGAWENIGIVENTGIEGLITAGIFRNPKGFNWDMTLNFSKNNNKVIRLNEDTNTQVISIARWAGAQVIAQVGKSSSEIYGQQLQRSPDGQVIIGENGLPKLTGTFGSLGKVTPDWIMGVTNEFSYKGFNLGTSLDMKFGGYVYSMTNAYAAASGLLDQTVEGRDAYNNWVQQQLDEGLTISQISALTPDAGYIAEGVVEVIDANGDVTYQENTRPVNPEDYWNSLSGDNTTPEPFIYDASYIKLRELSIGYSFPSEIFNKMRLDIDQLRLSFIGRNLWTIYSNLPNIDPESTYTSGNGQGFEYGSLPYRKSYGFNIQITF, from the coding sequence ATGAGAACAATTTTGTTTTTCTGCTTAACAGCAGCTTTTAGTTTAATCCCCAATAATTTATTTTCTCAAGATGCAAAGATCATAATTAACACTGATAAAAATATACCTGTAGTTCAAGTTTTTGAACTCATCCATGAACAACTAGGTTATAGGTTCATATATAATGATGAATTAATAGACAACACCCCTATACTTGAATTAAAAAAAGGCGAAATTTTAGTAAAGGATTTATTACAAATGATATTAAGCCCTATCAATTGTGATTACAAGTTTACAGAAGATGGAACCATTATTATAAAAAAAATAGTAAGCTCGTTTTCTCTTAAAGGTACAATTGTTGATAACAAAGGAGACCCCATTCCAGGAGCAAATATTGTAGAAGAGGGAACCTCTAACGGGGTACAATCAGACTTTGATGGTAATTTTACTTTACAAGTTTCAGAAGCTACAGCAACTATAATTATTTCGTACTTAGGCTTTATGACTCAAGATGTTGCCATTAACAACAGAAAGACTGTTAATATAACTCTAATAGAAGAAATCTCTAAACTTGATGAAGTATTTGTAACTGCTTTAGGGATAAAAAGAAAAAGAAAGGAATTAGGTTATTCTTTTCAAGAAGTTACAGGAGATGATTTATCCAATAATCCTACACTAAGTATTGCACAGTCTTTATATGGAAAGGTAGCTGGGGTAAATATTTCTCAAACTGCGGCGGGAGTTGGTGCAAGTTCTAGAGTAATCATTAGAGGTAACAACTCTATTAATGGAGACAACCAGCCTTTATATATTGTAGATGGAGTTTATTTGGGAAATTCTGGTATAGGAAGAATAACAGGTGATAAATCTGAAAAGTTTACTTCTGGAATAGATAATGGCGATGGTCTTTCTAGTTTAAATATAGATGATATTGAAAATATATCTGTATTAAAAGGTGGAGCTGCATCTGCTTTATATGGTGAACGAGGTGCTAATGGTGTTATAGTTATTACTACAAAAAAAGGAAAAAATAATTCCTTTAAAATCGATTATAATGCGACAATAACTTTTGATATTGCAGATGCAAAATACGAAAATTATCAAACAGATTACGGTTTTGGATCAAGGGGAATACTACCCAATCCATTAGAGATTAATACTGTGCAAGTAGGCACAACGAATGCTTGGGGTCCTAGATTTGGGACAGGAGATAATTTGGCGCGTATTTTTGATGGGTCTTTTAAACCTTACAGGAACGTTGAAAATAACATTCAAAACTTCTTTAACATAGGCACAACCTATAATAATAATATAAGCTTTTCAGGAGGGTCTGATAATACTACATATAGATTTGGTTATGGTAATCTACAAAACAATGATGTAATACCACTTAGTGGTCTCAAAAGAAACAGTTTTTCCTTGAGAGCGACAACAAACCTTAATAAATTACTTTTAGACGGAAAATTATCCTATATAACTGAGGAAACCAAAAACAGACCAGCTTTAGCTGATGATCCTAATAATATTGGTTTTTCTTTAGCTCGTTTAGCGCCAAACATAGATCAAGCATGGTTACAACATTATCAAGATAATGAAGGTAATTATTTTGAATGGAACGCTGATCCTTTTCGTTTAAACCCTTATTATGTTATTTCTGAAAACAGCAATATTTCGACCAAAAATAGAGTTCTAGGCAATTTTAACTTGAATTACAGCATTACGGATTGGTTAAAAGTCGACACCAAAGCCAGCATTGATAAATTTGATTACAATGTTACAGATTTCGTAAACTCAGGAACCAATCTTCCAGGAAGACAAAATGGAGGGTTGAGAGCACAAGATATTTCTTTTCAGGAATATAATATTGAAGGAACATTGTCTGCTAGTAAGGAATTTGGGAAATATGGGATATCTGTTGCCGTTGGAGCAAATCATCGTAAAACGAAAAGAATTGACGGTGGTTATTTTGCTACCGATATGATACAAAGAGGGATAAACAATTTGTCTAATTTTTCTAAAAAAACGTTAGAAGGAAAAACTAATAAAGAGATCTTGGTTAAATCCATATTTTCATACGTAAGAACTAATTATAGTAATTTACTGTTTTTGGATATAACGGCTCGTAATGATTGGAATTCTACCTTGGCTACTGCCAAGGAACCAACTTCTGATTTAAACAACAATTATTCTTTCTTTTATCCCTCTGTATCGACCAGTTTTGTATTTTCTAATGCACTCGATATGTCTTCAAACATATTAAGTTTTGGTAAAATTAGAGCTTCTTGGGCAAGTACAGGAAAGGCTCCCGAAGAACCCTTTGCAACCACACCTTTTTATACCGTTGGTCCACAGCCTCTTTTAGGCCAACCTTTGGGCTCTGTAGGTAGCGGAGTAATCCCTAATGAAACATTAAAGCCAGAAATATCAAATACCTACGAGATAGGTGTAGACTTATCATTCTTCAAAAATAGATTTGGTATAGATTTTTCTTATTATAAAACAAGGACCAAAAATCAATTAGTTGTATTAAGCATATCACAGACATCAGGATATTTTGGTGCTTGGGAAAATATAGGAATCGTTGAAAACACAGGTATAGAAGGTTTGATTACAGCCGGAATATTTAGAAACCCTAAAGGATTTAATTGGGACATGACATTAAATTTTTCTAAAAACAACAATAAAGTCATACGTCTTAATGAAGATACAAATACGCAGGTAATATCGATAGCAAGATGGGCCGGCGCACAAGTAATCGCCCAAGTAGGAAAAAGTTCATCGGAAATCTATGGGCAACAACTACAAAGATCCCCGGATGGTCAAGTAATTATAGGTGAAAACGGATTACCAAAACTAACAGGAACCTTTGGAAGTTTAGGTAAAGTTACACCGGATTGGATTATGGGAGTAACGAATGAATTTTCATACAAGGGTTTTAACTTAGGAACTAGCTTGGATATGAAATTTGGGGGATATGTATATTCTATGACAAATGCTTATGCCGCAGCTTCTGGCTTATTAGATCAAACGGTTGAAGGAAGGGATGCGTATAATAATTGGGTGCAGCAACAACTAGATGAGGGTTTAACAATCTCACAAATAAGTGCACTCACTCCAGATGCAGGGTATATAGCTGAAGGTGTAGTTGAAGTTATAGATGCCAATGGTGATGTAACCTATCAAGAAAATACCAGACCTGTAAACCCAGAAGATTATTGGAATTCTTTATCTGGAGACAATACGACCCCAGAACCTTTTATCTATGACGCATCCTATATAAAACTAAGGGAATTAAGTATCGGTTATAGTTTTCCTAGTGAGATATTTAATAAAATGAGATTAGATATAGATCAATTAAGGCTATCTTTTATAGGGAGAAACTTATGGACAATATATTCCAATCTACCTAATATTGATCCAGAATCAACATATACAAGTGGAAATGGGCAAGGTTTTGAATATGGATCCCTACCCTATAGAAAATCATATGGTTTTAATATTCAAATAACATTCTAA
- a CDS encoding tetratricopeptide repeat-containing sensor histidine kinase yields the protein MSSISKYIILSFFLFITIIDLTAQDITDSINFFIKKAEATKVKDDLDLALSYYNKALVLIEKTPNEKLLLKTYENIGDIHEAYGRPYKAIDFYHHGEKLSLKTNDSNTYARILGKIGVSYSTTVQSDTAFYYFDKALEHVDTVRNKKEFAKLMLEIGRCYFINNDRDNAYKFYDKSYIISNSMGYYPILAKAANGIGNSYAQKGDYKSALLYRKEALKILIENNVQKGQFDTYNNLGNNLMRLQQYNSAIYYFKKAEYIGKINRNNSQLSTIYQSISNLYILKKEYTKAIYYLNKGFGILKQNNDHIENIYYSNNFYKAYKAYKGARNYKKSLEYHEKFKFWTDSVTKASSQIKMLEFKVKYETKLKENQIAILSKENELKSLKIIQTQKQHSTHLLILSIVVLSVIGGILIYHFTNKSKLVAKQENMRFKSVIEAEEKERKRIAQDLHDSLGQAISAMMISASNLNTENEEEEKKLQKLLSLIDRTYEELRNISHNIMPNTLITLGLIPAIRELIDEMSVAQNLKITFSDFGNFEELEDTQTIALYRIIQEALSNIIKHAQASKVVISLNCEKNELLLSIKDNGIGINTSKIGNVGGIGWKNILSRVAILTGEADLKSAPGKGTHLFISFDI from the coding sequence ATGAGTTCAATATCAAAATATATAATACTCTCCTTTTTTTTATTTATTACTATAATAGATCTGACCGCTCAAGATATAACCGATTCTATTAATTTTTTTATTAAAAAAGCAGAGGCTACAAAAGTTAAAGATGATTTGGATTTGGCTTTGTCTTACTATAATAAAGCTTTGGTATTAATTGAAAAGACCCCAAACGAAAAGCTACTTCTCAAAACTTACGAGAACATTGGAGATATTCATGAAGCGTATGGCAGACCATATAAGGCTATAGACTTTTATCACCATGGCGAAAAACTTAGTTTAAAAACAAACGATTCTAATACATATGCAAGAATTTTGGGAAAAATAGGAGTTTCTTATTCTACCACCGTACAAAGTGATACTGCATTTTATTACTTTGATAAGGCTTTAGAGCATGTTGATACGGTAAGAAATAAGAAAGAATTTGCAAAACTCATGTTAGAAATTGGGAGATGCTATTTTATAAATAACGACAGAGACAATGCCTATAAGTTCTATGATAAATCTTACATCATTAGTAATTCGATGGGATATTACCCTATACTTGCTAAGGCTGCCAATGGAATAGGGAATAGTTATGCACAAAAAGGTGATTATAAGAGTGCTTTGTTATATCGTAAAGAAGCACTTAAAATTTTAATTGAAAACAATGTCCAAAAAGGTCAATTTGACACATACAATAATCTTGGAAACAATCTAATGCGATTGCAGCAATACAACTCTGCTATTTATTATTTTAAGAAAGCAGAATATATAGGAAAAATAAATCGAAACAATTCTCAATTATCAACAATTTATCAAAGTATATCCAATTTATACATTCTGAAAAAAGAATACACTAAAGCAATATATTATCTTAATAAAGGATTTGGAATACTAAAGCAAAATAATGACCATATAGAGAATATTTATTACAGTAACAATTTCTATAAAGCTTATAAAGCTTATAAGGGTGCCAGAAACTATAAAAAATCTTTGGAATACCATGAAAAATTTAAGTTTTGGACAGATTCTGTAACAAAAGCTTCTTCTCAAATAAAAATGCTAGAATTTAAAGTAAAATATGAAACAAAACTAAAAGAAAATCAAATCGCAATTTTAAGTAAAGAAAACGAGTTAAAAAGCTTAAAAATTATACAGACCCAAAAACAACATAGCACTCATTTATTAATCTTATCTATTGTGGTATTGTCTGTAATTGGTGGTATTCTCATCTATCATTTTACCAATAAAAGTAAATTGGTAGCTAAACAAGAAAACATGCGCTTTAAATCTGTTATAGAAGCAGAGGAAAAAGAAAGAAAACGAATAGCTCAAGATCTTCATGATAGCTTGGGGCAAGCCATTTCTGCCATGATGATAAGTGCATCTAATTTGAATACTGAAAATGAAGAAGAAGAAAAAAAGCTCCAGAAATTGCTAAGTTTGATAGATAGAACGTATGAGGAGCTAAGAAATATTTCACATAACATCATGCCTAATACATTAATAACATTAGGTCTCATTCCTGCCATACGCGAATTGATAGATGAAATGAGTGTAGCTCAAAACTTAAAGATTACATTTTCAGACTTTGGTAATTTCGAAGAACTAGAGGATACCCAAACAATAGCATTATATCGAATTATACAAGAAGCCTTATCTAATATTATAAAACATGCACAGGCTAGCAAAGTAGTAATCTCTTTAAATTGTGAGAAAAATGAGCTATTATTATCTATAAAGGATAATGGAATAGGCATAAACACCTCTAAAATAGGCAATGTTGGCGGTATTGGATGGAAAAATATTCTTTCGAGAGTAGCTATTCTTACAGGAGAGGCAGATCTAAAGTCAGCACCCGGAAAAGGAACACACCTCTTTATCAGTTTTGATATTTAA